In Tachysurus fulvidraco isolate hzauxx_2018 chromosome 9, HZAU_PFXX_2.0, whole genome shotgun sequence, the sequence TATTGTATGAGTTATTCCTGTTccagtgtgtctctgtttctcagCATTGTACCATAGTACCtggtaaatatattattatagataCAGCCTCTTAGACCTTCGGCTTTTACAGATGTGGAAAATGTAAGTATTAGGTTAACCACAACAAGCTGTAATAGACTGATATATTGAACTCCAGAGCTGACACTACTGATAGATGAATAACACAAATGATAGATGTCTTTCTCACTATCTCAGATTAGAAAGTGCAGATAAGAAGACTAAAATAAACTGTCCATAGTGATATAGTGATTGGAGCTTTCGGGAAATGGTACCAATGAGGAAAAACctaaaacagaatttaaaagaaaactCCCTTGTTTAGGTTAAAGTTAATGTGTGTCAGGAGCCTTTAAGCATGACTAGATCTTCTTGTTTTCCTTGTTCTTCTCATTCTCCTCATCATAAGTGTGTGAAAAgtggttgtgtctgtgagtcatgAATAGATACTGACTGTGTTTTCTTTAtaagaaagttaaatacatctaTAACATAGAGGCAATCTATGCAATCAGCACACGGTTTAGTTTTCCTAGTGTGATTCAACTTGTGATAATTTTGCTGACCAAAATCTGTACAGGTCTTTAGAGAATACAAGTCTTCTAAATACAGATATTATGAGTATGAGTGAGATTGCAAATCAACAAGCTCTATTTAGCCTTTTTATGATATTCCTGATGCTATATGCTAGCactaataaacaatacaaactgCAGGTTCAGATACACAGAAGAAAGATAGAAAGTTTTGGGGAAAGTCTTAACTTTTAGACTCCAGCTCTTATGTATTGCTATGACACCATGTTGCCTAGAGCAGGAACATCTTCACTGTTAAGATCTCCAGTGAAAACTTGTGACTCTCATTGCCACTTTCCTGGTTATGTTGTTGTCCAAATAACAAGAGCAGAACAAGCAACCAGTGGCTATTCTGAAATGCAGCTTAAATCACAAGACTCACAGTTCCCATGAAGATGTACATCACTACTGTATAAGCCTTGCAGTGTGCAttcagaaagagaaggaaaaattaATAGTGGGCAAGAAAGAGGAGAGCTTAAATGAACAGCAGTTGTAACAAGGTTTGATGATATCTAGTGGAATGATTTCCACATTATACGAGATAAGTTGAAAGAAATATGAGATTGATATGGTCAGGCAACACTACAGAGATACATAAAGAATGGGAGTGATTGTGGAGGAGTGGGGAACGCTCAGCTCTGTACATGATATGAACTTGCAAAACCTGCATGCCAAACCGATGGCATCATTTGCAGCATGCATGATAGAGCAGTAATAACACTATTTCTTTCCACAGAATGAAATGGGACAGAACCAAAGTAGCGATAGTGAGCAAATTGAGACACTAGAGGAAAAGGAACCCAGCCCAGACCCAGGGGGTCTTGAGAAGGAAGGAAACACAAGCGAGGTGACCTGCAGAGAGGTGGAGGATGGAGAGGGACTGGTAAGGGAAAGGCTGGATATGAGCCCAGGCACACAGCCAGCATCACCTACTCTGAAGCTGgatactcactctctcaaaaaAGGGGCCCCTCCTATAGACTGGGAATGGATACAGGGAGgggatggagaaagagagggaggaagaaaaagaggagagggCGAGGGAGGCAGGACTGAATTTCAGGGTTTGCAGAAGCTGAAAAATATTCAAGTCACTAAGAGAGGCGCGTTGAGCACTGAAGTTGCCGGCTCTTTCAAACCAGAGTGCATAGCTGTGGCAGAAAGGAGCAACAGGATAAACATGGAGAACTCACTGAATGAAAGTCATGAATGGAAGGTAATGCCAAAGGACAACATCCAGGACCTTGCATGGGACTTAACTAGCAAAGaggagaatgagaaagagagtgtcATTTCAGTGGTTACTGGCAGCCATAAGGAACAAGATGGAAGCAGCATGACCGATACTTTGGATGCTCCTGACATTGAGGCCTTAACTGTCACAGAGGATTTACATGatgattatttttcatttgagGCACCAAACACTGAGGCACCAATCAGAGTAAAGGAGAAGGACGATCTAGAGACAATGAATCCTCTATTGCAAATGAATTTACCTGGAGAAAATCCACTATGGCAAGACAGACCTTCTACCTGTGTAATGTCATGTGAACCATACTTGGCTGAAGATGACAGAAGATCATCAGTTTCTACTTCTCCTAGAAGCAACCTAAAATTACAATGCCAAGAGAAGGTAATTTCTAGTGAACCGGGTAATTTGGGGGTACAGGAGCATACAGTAACTCTTGCCACATTTGACCTGCTGGACAGATCTGAGTTTAAAACAACAGAGATGTTATTACCGAACAGCGGAGATGTCTGTTATTTCACCACCACAGTGGAGAGCAAAATCAGGGATAACTttgaaaatatacaaaaaccCCAGGCTGCAGGTAGTAACATAGAGTGTACTAATACAACAGAGAAGAGCACAACTAACCCAGATTTCTCAGCTGAGGCATCTTTGTGCAGTGCAATCTACAACATTCCAACCATGTCAGGGTTTGAAGAGAtacaggaagaagaaaagcacTCATCTACATCATACTTGGAGAAACAGAAGAATAATGCAGAGAGAAAATCTGAGTTCACATGTGATGCAGGAGGAGTGTATAAGGATGCTGAAGAGGTCCCTCTTGAAAAAGAAGACAGAGTTGATTATCATCCCCCAACAGAGACAGTCAATGTTCAAACTGAGAAAATTCCTGAGCAGTTTCTGGCAGTGGTAACTGGACAGTCTGAGATGCTGTCACTTCCTGAAATGGCAATGGGTGAAATGGCTCTCCATCCGGCCTTGAACGTAACCCTGGAATCTAAATATGTTAGGGAGAGTGAAATGAGAAATCGAGACATGTTTGTCTTTAAACCTAGAACATCAGAGAGTGACTGGGACAAACAATTGGGTAAAATTCTGTTTTCCAACCAAGACAGCAGTGAGGGAAACACTGTGGCAACAGTGAATCTTTTGAATAAGCGATCAACTGGAATGTTAGAGGAAGATAGAAACAAATCCTTTGGTGAGATGACATCACCACTGAGTGACAGAGACAACCAGAGTGCTGACAAAAACCTAATTTCATTTACAGCTATTTCTCAGGAAGCATCTGGATCAGTGAACTCCAAGCTCATCTCTGTGTCAGAAAGCACTGCAGGTCATGAACATGACAGGCATCTGCTGTCACATGTAGAATCAAAGCATCGTGAACCTTTGCCTGAACTTTCAAAATCTATGGACAGACATGAACTAAAAAATATGACAAAAGAGACAAAGCTTTCCATTGAAGACCCCGTAAAATTATTCACTGGTCCGGTTAAGGATGGATGTGTGAGTTCTGTACAGCAGAACCCTAGGACAGATAATACCTCCACTCATCTATTTGTACAAAATCCCATGCAACTGCAATCCATTGGACAGTCTCACACTCCTGACAGTGACACTACTATGCCAACCCAAACTGATCAACACATTGCAACAAGGAATGAACAAACGCCTGTATCTGCTCAGGGTGTCATCCCAGCAAGGGAAAAAGCTGAAGACACACCAAAAGGCAAGCCTGTGTCTAACTTGATAAAAGAAACCATCCAGTTGcatgagaagaagaaggagtgGACCAAATCTGCAGAGGTGAAAGCTGATGTGGTTTTGGACTCTGCACAGTCTGTCAAAGTGGCACAGATAAAGGCAGCATTCGACTCGCCAAAAAAGTCACTGGAAAAAAGTCTGGAACAAAAACCTTCAGTTAGGAAAGGTAAGGTTAATCATTTGGGAGCTGATaatgcaaatgttttaaactatGTTTTGGTGTTTGCTTTAGTTGTTATAGTTATTATGACCAAATGGGAGGGTATAAAGCGGCTGAGGTaattacacaaaagaaaattaatattaatatgaattatCAGTAGCAGATGGAATTGTATGATGAAAAGAAACGGATCAGATTAATCCTAATGTGTTACTCTGCTGTTTGGAACCTGAATCATGGTGCCATCTTGTGGACAAAGTGCATTAACATCATGTGTATATGGATATATGACCTTCAAATTatatgaaaaatacaaaataaaacacgaAAACGACAATATtctaaatacaattaaataaatgaatttagaCAGTTTACAATTTAACCCAGTGAGTTTGATCATAGAAGAATTGTTGATGTCGTTAGAATCATTAGATTACTTAcattattttagattattttttgtttacatatttttccacatttttacTATAATATTCTCCAttgagtgggcggagctattaGCAGCGCCGGTTGTGATTGGGAATTCACATGGTCAGTTTTCCCCTTTATGGGATTGCAAGGCGGGGCCTAGAGAAGTGGGCGTGGTTTCCGGCCTGTAGGCTCGGGAAGGCGAGTGAGCCGCACCACAGGCAGGAATACGTTCATCTGCACGGGGGAGCACTGGAGAGGACACTGAATCTGTACATATTAGAAGCTTACCGCTGGTCAGGGATTTTTCTGCTCAAGCTGAGAAGGTAAATCTtgggttggtttttttttttttaaatgttaccgGATTCTTGATTTCTTGCAGAGTCCACAATAAAAGCTGTAGGACGAAGTTGCACCGATTTTACAGGCCTGACTCCTGTATATGAGGAGGTGTCTGCAACCTTCATGACTTTTCCCGTTAAATTGGTTttgtaaggatttttttttttactgattatttatttttaacagatttaaGAAGAACCATGTTTGTGCTCTCTGTTTATAATGCTGATTGCACTGAGCAGCTAATGCATGAGGCTTCAATTTAAAGCAAATCCGAATTGGAATTGTGTGATTTTTGGTGAGTTGTCTGTAATAAACCTCTGATCTTCATTCAAACTGGGCAAATATCTACAAATAAACGTGACCAATTGCTCCTAAAGATATTAATCAGTGTTTATATGAAACCCAGTGGACATCAATGAGCAGCTGGATGAAGACTTTGTTTTTCATGAAGTGCTTGTAAATGGACCTTTTAAATGAAGTAACACACAAGTTAGTCATACTCGTCTTTCCTGTTGGTGTAGTTTTTCTCAACTggcactaatatatatattttacacacacacacacgtgtatatcattcatttatatatatatgtctttttagatttatatatgCAATGCACCGAGTCCTTAGTAAATTCCCCTTTATTTATTCTTGTACTGATTGTGTCCATGCTGCACGTTCAGCATGCTGGAGCctcacccgtgtgtgtgtgtgagagagaggggggaattGTGTAATGAACGTAATCAGATGAAGCAGGATGAGGGATTTTTGTAGAGTTTACTGTATGTTGAAACACGCCGAGTGACTTCGTCTCTCCCACCTCCACTCATGCACTTGTCCTGGCTTGCTGAAGGCAGGCGGATGAGAAGCTTAACACGAGTTCACTGAGCTCATTTGGCGCAAATGCAGAAAATGCGCGCGCCTTTCTCGTTTGCTCACGCGCGTGCTCGGtttgtaacctttttttttaactccgtTTGCAAGCTACTATTTGTTTTTGTGGGTGCGTAAAAGTAATCACTCACTCTATGGTTTTTGGCGTTTACCGACTATCACAGTGTGCGGGCTGTGTTTTAAACTATATTCACATTCACCTTATCAGAGTCGCCAGCTAGCCTGTGTGTGTACGCGCAGCTATCCAAATGCTACATAACATTTAATACGGTAATGTGCGGTTTCGGATGTAGCCACAGTAACATTGTCGTGAAGCGTTGTCGTGAAACGTGGCGGTGGCCTCCATTTCCGGCTTTGTCAGTTTGCCTAGTTGATGACGTAGCCGAGATCAGGCCTTTGATACACATGCTGGGAAATTCCTCAACACACGCacctatttttttattgcttgaGAAACAGAAAGTAGTGCACAACAAGCAGACATATCAGCACTCTGCAAAAACTGAGGTAAAGGATAAAGAAAggaaactaataaaaataatggcaATGAAACAAGAATATAAGGTGAATGTTAAATACTCAACACTCACATAGCTGTTTGATTCAGTGTCGAAGTGAGGCAGCAAGGACGAAGGAGGGACATTCAAACTGAGC encodes:
- the coro1ca gene encoding coronin-1C-A isoform X1, which produces MGQNQSSDSEQIETLEEKEPSPDPGGLEKEGNTSEVTCREVEDGEGLVRERLDMSPGTQPASPTLKLDTHSLKKGAPPIDWEWIQGGDGEREGGRKRGEGEGGRTEFQGLQKLKNIQVTKRGALSTEVAGSFKPECIAVAERSNRINMENSLNESHEWKVMPKDNIQDLAWDLTSKEENEKESVISVVTGSHKEQDGSSMTDTLDAPDIEALTVTEDLHDDYFSFEAPNTEAPIRVKEKDDLETMNPLLQMNLPGENPLWQDRPSTCVMSCEPYLAEDDRRSSVSTSPRSNLKLQCQEKVISSEPGNLGVQEHTVTLATFDLLDRSEFKTTEMLLPNSGDVCYFTTTVESKIRDNFENIQKPQAAGSNIECTNTTEKSTTNPDFSAEASLCSAIYNIPTMSGFEEIQEEEKHSSTSYLEKQKNNAERKSEFTCDAGGVYKDAEEVPLEKEDRVDYHPPTETVNVQTEKIPEQFLAVVTGQSEMLSLPEMAMGEMALHPALNVTLESKYVRESEMRNRDMFVFKPRTSESDWDKQLGKILFSNQDSSEGNTVATVNLLNKRSTGMLEEDRNKSFGEMTSPLSDRDNQSADKNLISFTAISQEASGSVNSKLISVSESTAGHEHDRHLLSHVESKHREPLPELSKSMDRHELKNMTKETKLSIEDPVKLFTGPVKDGCVSSVQQNPRTDNTSTHLFVQNPMQLQSIGQSHTPDSDTTMPTQTDQHIATRNEQTPVSAQGVIPAREKAEDTPKGKPVSNLIKETIQLHEKKKEWTKSAEVKADVVLDSAQSVKVAQIKAAFDSPKKSLEKSLEQKPSVRKDMRRVVRQSKFRHVFGQAVKNDQCYDDIRVSRVTWDSAFCAVNPRFVAIIVEASGGGAFMVLPLQKTGRIDKSYPTVCGHTGPVLDIDWCPHNDQVIASGSEDCTIMVWQIPENGLVTPMSEPVVVLEGHSKRVGIITWHPTARNILLSAGCDNMIMIWNVGVGEALITLEDMHPDVIFSACWNRNGSLICTACKDKKVRVIDPRKGEIVAERDKAHEGARPMRAIFLSDGNVFTTGFSRMSERQLALWNPQNMEEPITVHEMDTSNGVLLPFYDPDTNVVYLCGKGDSSIRYFEITDEAPYVHYLNTFSSKEPQRGMGYMPKRGLDVNKCEIARFYKLHERKCEPIIMTVPRKSDLFQDDLYPDTAGPDCAIEAEDWFEGKNGEPILISLKDGYIPAKNRDLKVVKKNILDNKPKPSKNAENNATAPAPKTASAAPSVKSDPKLDEVLKEIKSLRELVSSQEKRIAKLEEQLSQMDV